In one window of Geminocystis sp. M7585_C2015_104 DNA:
- the cofH gene encoding 7,8-didemethyl-8-hydroxy-5-deazariboflavin synthase subunit CofH produces the protein MNSNSITITNPVLSFAEAVTLLKSTNPADIQWLKTTADSMRKQQVGDTVTYVVNRNVNFTNICEKHCSFCAFRRDLGEKDSFWLSLQQILEKAEKAVENGATEICIQGGLNPYAKIQGSTLRYYTRLVTEIKQAFPQLHLHAFSPQEIQFIARQDNLSYDYVIASLKEAGVASLPGTAAEILDDNIRRIICPEKINTQTWMEIVSCAHRHGLYTTSTILSGHIETPEHQVLHLYKIRALQELAIEKDYPARITEFIILPFVGENAPVFLRKRVGRLQPDLQATLKLTAVARILLGDIIVNHQPSWVKLGVDGAKEALDWGCNDFGGTLMEEHITTMAGARGGTCLSVSQIQQAIASKNRPYAQRDTLYNLITSPTPMELSPHAPV, from the coding sequence ATGAATAGCAACAGTATAACCATTACAAACCCTGTTTTATCTTTTGCCGAAGCTGTCACCCTCCTTAAATCCACAAACCCTGCCGATATCCAGTGGCTGAAAACCACCGCCGATAGTATGCGAAAACAACAAGTGGGGGATACCGTCACCTATGTTGTTAACCGCAATGTTAATTTTACCAACATATGTGAAAAACACTGCAGTTTTTGTGCCTTCCGACGAGACTTGGGGGAAAAGGATAGCTTTTGGCTTTCTTTGCAGCAAATCCTAGAAAAGGCAGAAAAGGCAGTAGAAAATGGCGCCACGGAAATCTGTATACAGGGAGGGTTAAATCCCTACGCCAAAATCCAGGGTAGCACTCTGAGGTATTATACCCGTCTGGTGACAGAAATTAAACAAGCCTTCCCCCAACTCCACCTCCATGCTTTCTCCCCCCAAGAAATCCAATTTATTGCCCGTCAGGATAACCTGAGCTATGATTATGTTATCGCTTCCTTAAAAGAGGCTGGTGTTGCTTCTCTACCTGGTACTGCTGCCGAAATACTGGATGATAACATAAGAAGAATTATCTGTCCAGAAAAAATTAACACCCAAACCTGGATGGAGATAGTATCTTGTGCTCATCGTCACGGTTTATATACTACTAGTACCATTTTGTCGGGTCATATCGAAACTCCTGAACACCAAGTACTACACCTGTATAAGATAAGAGCTCTTCAAGAGTTGGCTATAGAAAAAGACTATCCTGCTAGAATTACTGAGTTTATCATACTGCCGTTTGTAGGGGAAAATGCTCCAGTTTTTTTGAGAAAAAGAGTGGGAAGGCTACAACCAGATTTACAAGCCACCTTGAAATTGACTGCCGTGGCACGTATACTGCTGGGTGATATAATAGTCAATCATCAGCCGAGTTGGGTAAAATTGGGTGTGGATGGGGCCAAAGAGGCTTTAGACTGGGGTTGTAATGACTTTGGTGGAACTCTGATGGAAGAACATATTACCACAATGGCAGGCGCAAGGGGAGGCACTTGTTTATCCGTATCACAAATACAACAGGCAATCGCCTCAAAGAATCGTCCATATGCTCAAAGGGATACTCTATATAACCTTATCACTTCCCCTACCCCCATGGAGCTATCACCCCATGCCCCGGTATAA
- a CDS encoding M1 family metallopeptidase, giving the protein MNYSLYFDADNKRDFELPGSKPHYNPDIYGKVQHISLHLDLDISRQSLSGICHITLTPIRQNITHLTLDAVDLNIHSVSVDNVSHPFDYDGKTLTIHLPSPPSPSQDLTITVSYHKEKPQRGIYFISPDEYYPHKPTQVWTQGEDEDSRYWFPCLDFPGQLATSEIIAQVPSDYIAVSNGELIKTEEKGGKTTYHWLQPQPHPTYLMALAVGKFAIIEEQWQDTPIIYYVEKGKEKQAKISLGKTPRMIEFFSEKYGYPYPYEKYAQICVEDFIFGGMENTSATILTARCLLDERASLDNRNTETLVAHELAHQWFGDLVVIKHWSHAWIKEGAASYAEVLWIEHEYGHEEGIYYLFQQAASYLEEDSSRYRRPIVTNVYRDAIELYDRHLYEKGSCVYHMIRGILGEELFTKFLHTFINDNAYKTVETVDLLRAIEKATGYNLVPLFEQYVFRGGHPDFKITYSWDSETSIASVTVKQNQAKEENGKYVDLFSLKIPLAFGYIQQNNKPQLKTFILKLEKPEQTFYFPLDKKPDFISFDVGNYYLKTVELDYGFAELKAQLLHDPDVISRIYAARAIGKKNNMEAVNTLKEALEKETFWGVKVEIINSLGKIRLNQATSVLVSHLQDGNPRVRKAIVKALSQHKNVQSYDTLKNIILQGDESYFVEAEAIGGIGKIVASGNLQDKQEEVISLLQIILTERDSWNEIIRSAAIRGLSHLNTNPKAADIISQYTTLGIPQPLRQTAIRCLGDVAAAQTPDKITSILDILESILPETFFFTQMSLIDALGKIEHQRALSILTDLLATTTDGRVRRHGEETLLRMREKLGKDKTLRQLQQEIDKLKQENQELQSRLALLETKTT; this is encoded by the coding sequence ATGAATTATTCCCTATATTTTGACGCCGACAACAAGAGGGATTTTGAGTTACCCGGCAGTAAGCCTCATTATAATCCAGACATCTACGGCAAGGTACAACACATTTCCCTTCATTTAGACTTAGACATCTCCCGTCAAAGTCTCAGCGGCATATGTCACATCACCCTTACCCCCATCCGCCAAAATATCACCCACCTAACCCTCGATGCCGTTGACTTAAACATCCATTCAGTCTCAGTAGACAATGTCAGTCACCCCTTTGACTACGACGGCAAAACCCTCACCATCCACCTTCCCTCTCCCCCTTCCCCCTCCCAAGACTTAACTATTACCGTCTCCTACCATAAGGAAAAACCACAACGGGGGATTTATTTCATCTCCCCTGATGAATATTATCCCCACAAACCCACTCAAGTGTGGACCCAAGGGGAGGATGAAGACTCCCGTTATTGGTTTCCCTGTCTCGACTTTCCCGGACAACTGGCCACCTCTGAGATCATAGCACAAGTCCCCTCTGACTACATCGCCGTCTCTAATGGCGAGTTAATCAAAACAGAAGAGAAAGGGGGCAAAACCACCTATCATTGGCTACAACCCCAACCACACCCTACATATTTAATGGCTCTAGCCGTAGGAAAATTTGCCATAATTGAGGAACAGTGGCAGGACACCCCCATTATTTATTATGTGGAAAAAGGCAAAGAAAAACAAGCGAAAATAAGTCTTGGGAAAACCCCTAGGATGATTGAATTCTTCAGTGAGAAATATGGCTACCCCTACCCCTATGAAAAATATGCCCAAATATGCGTAGAAGACTTCATATTTGGGGGGATGGAAAACACCTCCGCCACTATTCTAACGGCCCGTTGTCTTCTGGATGAAAGGGCTTCTCTTGACAATCGTAACACAGAAACTCTTGTTGCTCACGAACTGGCCCATCAGTGGTTTGGCGACTTAGTAGTTATCAAACACTGGAGTCATGCCTGGATAAAGGAGGGCGCCGCCTCCTATGCAGAAGTATTATGGATAGAACACGAATATGGACACGAAGAAGGAATATACTATCTCTTTCAACAGGCTGCCAGTTACCTAGAAGAAGACTCCTCCCGTTACCGTCGTCCTATTGTAACAAACGTTTACCGTGACGCCATCGAATTATATGACCGTCATCTTTACGAAAAAGGCTCCTGTGTCTATCATATGATTAGGGGCATTCTAGGGGAGGAATTATTTACCAAATTCCTTCACACTTTTATCAATGACAATGCCTACAAAACCGTAGAAACAGTCGACTTGTTGAGGGCAATAGAAAAAGCCACTGGTTATAATTTGGTCCCTCTATTTGAGCAGTATGTTTTTAGGGGTGGGCATCCGGATTTTAAAATTACCTACAGCTGGGATAGCGAAACTAGCATTGCTTCTGTCACCGTTAAACAAAACCAGGCTAAAGAGGAAAACGGTAAATATGTTGACTTATTTTCCCTGAAGATTCCCCTCGCCTTTGGCTATATCCAACAAAATAATAAACCCCAATTAAAAACCTTTATCTTAAAACTAGAAAAACCTGAACAAACCTTCTACTTTCCCCTAGATAAAAAACCAGATTTTATTTCTTTTGACGTGGGGAATTACTATCTTAAAACTGTAGAATTAGACTATGGCTTTGCAGAATTAAAAGCACAATTACTCCATGATCCAGATGTAATATCTCGTATTTATGCAGCCAGGGCCATAGGCAAGAAAAATAATATGGAAGCCGTAAACACCCTCAAAGAGGCATTGGAGAAAGAGACATTCTGGGGGGTTAAGGTGGAAATTATCAATAGCTTAGGTAAAATTAGACTCAATCAGGCAACTTCCGTCTTAGTCTCTCATCTGCAAGACGGCAATCCTAGGGTGAGAAAGGCAATAGTTAAAGCCTTGAGTCAACATAAAAATGTCCAAAGTTATGATACCCTTAAAAATATCATCCTCCAGGGGGATGAAAGTTACTTTGTGGAGGCAGAAGCCATTGGTGGCATTGGCAAAATTGTAGCTAGCGGCAATCTACAAGATAAACAAGAAGAAGTTATTTCCCTCCTCCAAATCATTCTTACAGAAAGAGATAGTTGGAATGAAATTATACGTAGTGCGGCCATTAGGGGATTAAGTCATCTCAACACCAATCCCAAAGCCGCCGATATTATCAGTCAATATACCACCCTAGGCATTCCCCAACCTCTACGTCAGACAGCCATCCGTTGTCTCGGAGATGTGGCTGCCGCTCAAACCCCCGATAAAATTACTTCTATTCTGGATATATTGGAGTCTATTCTTCCCGAAACCTTCTTCTTCACCCAGATGTCCTTGATAGACGCTTTGGGTAAAATAGAACATCAAAGGGCCCTTTCCATTCTAACAGATTTGCTGGCCACCACCACCGACGGCAGGGTAAGGCGTCACGGGGAGGAGACTCTTCTGCGTATGAGGGAAAAGCTGGGTAAAGATAAAACCCTTCGGCAACTGCAACAGGAAATCGATAAACTGAAACAGGAAAATCAGGAATTACAAAGTCGTCTTGCTTTGCTGGAAACAAAAACAACATGA
- a CDS encoding CHASE2 domain-containing protein translates to MKLISLKLGRGDWHQGIPNIQIQLWLTPHLLPIQFSASLPPNPPLFSLYSHWQTLYKHLVRLNIHRGLPEEEIEFEEEDLSHISTHDFEEVSARLKSEFNRWLDSPSFASTEAKIRSHLGIHDEINLILETDNDEFRSFPWMIWDFFDDYPQAEIAISPKEYTQPIVTKKQSHKYVRILAIIGNNQGINVEKDKEFLEGISRAKIRFLVQPSRRELEENLWDEKGWDILFFAGHSWRCSQQDNVPGYLAINSNEYISISNLKNALKRAIQLGLKMAIFNSCDGLGLAKQLAELNLPQMIVMRFSVPDVVAQEFLKYFLSSYSRGKSFYLAVREARERLEALEDKFPAATWLPVICQNPSSLPLSWLDLCETTTPSANSTPISHSPSPVFVSHHKPKLNPLITGLLVSILVFTLRSLGYLQGIELKTLDWLQKHKQTSPPDNRLLIVGIDEEDIRRYGYPIPDKTLLLLLQRLQSYHPTAIGVDIFRDQPTPSPQDYHNLVSFITKNPNIVTVCNRGNGIQESVGPPKQTTMEQVGYADLYNDLDISGDYTIRRYLLSRSQNPIETPNYCQTDYSFAWHLIYRHLSHQQISVSVVGDSWRFGEVTIPPLSPGSGGYQRLDTRGNQIIINYRNTPQISQQLALRDILEAAEYINPQWLENKIILVGMVAESIPDTHDTPLGKMRGIYIHAHVISQILDATETNGKNLIWWLPPWGDFLVILLLTMMGLFLPRLPLSKKLPYSLVVIFFLLILWLCCKIAFRFYLWLPLIPSSIGFFSSATLVKLTDTQ, encoded by the coding sequence ATGAAACTCATCTCCCTCAAGTTGGGTAGGGGGGATTGGCATCAAGGCATCCCCAACATACAAATACAACTCTGGTTAACTCCTCATCTTCTCCCCATACAATTTTCTGCCTCCCTACCCCCTAATCCCCCTCTTTTCTCCCTCTATTCCCACTGGCAAACTCTCTATAAACATCTTGTTAGATTAAACATTCATCGTGGTTTACCCGAGGAGGAAATTGAGTTTGAAGAGGAGGATTTATCCCATATATCAACTCACGATTTTGAGGAGGTGTCAGCAAGACTTAAATCAGAATTTAACCGGTGGCTAGACTCGCCATCCTTTGCCTCCACGGAGGCTAAAATAAGATCTCATCTAGGTATTCATGACGAAATCAATTTGATCCTGGAAACCGATAATGACGAATTTCGCAGTTTTCCCTGGATGATTTGGGACTTTTTTGATGACTACCCTCAAGCGGAAATTGCCATAAGCCCCAAAGAATACACTCAGCCTATTGTAACGAAAAAACAGTCTCATAAATACGTGAGAATTCTTGCCATCATAGGCAATAATCAGGGAATCAATGTGGAAAAAGACAAAGAATTTCTGGAAGGTATTTCTCGGGCAAAAATCAGGTTTTTAGTCCAACCGTCTCGCCGAGAATTGGAAGAAAATTTGTGGGATGAGAAGGGATGGGATATACTGTTTTTTGCAGGTCATAGTTGGAGATGTTCCCAACAAGACAATGTCCCGGGATATTTGGCAATTAATAGTAACGAATATATATCAATATCTAACCTTAAAAATGCCCTAAAAAGGGCAATACAATTGGGCTTGAAAATGGCTATTTTCAACTCCTGCGATGGCTTGGGTTTGGCAAAACAGTTGGCAGAATTAAACCTGCCGCAAATGATTGTAATGCGATTCAGTGTCCCAGACGTAGTAGCCCAAGAATTTCTAAAATATTTCCTGTCAAGTTATAGTCGCGGTAAATCATTCTACCTAGCAGTGAGAGAAGCAAGGGAAAGACTGGAAGCTTTGGAAGATAAATTCCCCGCTGCCACCTGGCTACCCGTTATCTGTCAAAATCCCTCCTCCCTACCTCTGTCTTGGCTTGACTTGTGTGAAACCACTACACCCTCTGCCAATTCCACCCCTATCTCCCACTCCCCATCCCCTGTCTTCGTTAGCCATCACAAACCAAAACTAAATCCCCTTATTACTGGCTTACTGGTTAGTATACTGGTTTTTACCCTTAGAAGTCTGGGCTACCTACAGGGGATAGAATTGAAAACCCTTGATTGGCTACAAAAACATAAACAAACCTCCCCGCCAGATAACCGCCTCCTTATTGTGGGAATAGACGAGGAAGACATTAGACGCTATGGCTATCCCATACCCGACAAAACTCTTCTACTCCTACTGCAACGACTCCAATCTTACCACCCCACTGCCATCGGTGTCGACATATTTCGAGATCAACCCACCCCCTCCCCACAAGACTATCACAATCTGGTCTCTTTTATAACCAAAAACCCAAACATTGTAACAGTGTGTAACAGGGGTAATGGTATACAGGAGAGTGTAGGTCCGCCAAAACAGACTACAATGGAACAGGTGGGTTATGCCGACTTATACAACGATTTGGATATCAGTGGCGACTATACTATCCGTCGCTATCTACTTAGTCGTAGTCAAAACCCCATCGAAACGCCAAACTATTGTCAGACTGACTACTCCTTTGCCTGGCATCTAATATACCGTCATCTATCCCACCAACAAATCTCAGTATCTGTAGTAGGGGATAGTTGGCGATTTGGGGAGGTGACTATCCCCCCCCTTTCCCCTGGCAGTGGCGGCTATCAGAGACTCGACACTAGGGGTAATCAGATTATAATAAACTACCGTAACACCCCACAAATATCACAACAACTCGCCCTCAGGGATATTCTGGAAGCGGCAGAATATATTAACCCCCAATGGCTTGAAAATAAAATTATTTTGGTGGGGATGGTGGCAGAAAGTATTCCCGACACTCATGATACACCCCTGGGGAAAATGCGAGGAATCTATATCCACGCCCATGTTATATCCCAAATTCTAGATGCCACAGAAACCAATGGTAAAAATTTAATCTGGTGGTTACCCCCATGGGGGGATTTTCTAGTAATCCTTCTCCTCACCATGATGGGTTTATTCCTCCCCCGCCTACCTCTTTCGAAAAAACTCCCCTACTCCCTTGTTGTTATCTTTTTCCTCCTAATCCTATGGCTTTGCTGTAAAATAGCCTTTCGTTTCTACCTCTGGCTGCCTTTAATTCCCTCCAGTATTGGCTTTTTTTCCTCTGCCACTTTAGTCAAACTAACAGACACCCAGTAG